A segment of the Panacibacter ginsenosidivorans genome:
TATTGCTGGTATCAAAAAAGCTATTAGTAATTTCACTTTGTAACTTTTCTTATGCCGCTGTAAAAGACAGCTGATCTTTCTTTGCTAAATAAATGATTTGCATTTTCTCTTAAGTGTAATTAAATTTATACATCTCAACATTTACAAAAAACACCTGCCATGTCAAACAATCCAGGAACAATCTTTATCAACTACCGCAAAGACGACAGTAACTGGAATGCATTGGCTTTGTACAACGACCTGCAGAAATATTTTAAAAAAGAACAACTGTTTAAAGACTTCAACGCCATTCTTCCCGGCGATGATTTTGTGGTTAGCATACAAAATGCATTGAATAAATGTAACGTGTTGCTGGTTGTAATTGGCAGGAACTGGCTGCACATGGAAGGCGCAGATGGTAAACGCAGGCTTGATGATCCTGATGATTTTGTAAGACTCGAAGTGGCCACCGCGCTTGAAAGAGGCATATCGGTAGTGCCTGTTTTGTTTGACGGAACACCAATGCCCAAACCCGAAGAATTGCCCGAAAACTTAAGACTGCTTTGCAGGCGTCAGTTTATAGAAATAGATCCCAAACGTTTTGAAGATGATGTGCGTAACCTGGCCGAAGCATTGAAGAAGATATTGCCAAAAGATGAAGAGCAGGTTCATCCTAAGCCCGGCCCACAACCTCAGCCTAAACCCAATCCGCCAAATCCCGGTAACCAGGGTGGTACGGCTTACCATACAACTCCGAAGCCGGATAATAATCTGTTGTGGGGCATCCTTGTAACAATACTTTGTTGTCTGCCACTTGGTATTGTCTCCATCATTCATGCAACTAAAGTCGATGGTCTTTATAATACAGGCCAATACGAACAGGCTGTTGATGAAGCAAAAAAAGCAAAGCAGTGGGCTATGTATGGAGCAATTGCAGGTATAGTTGTATATGTAATTTATTTTTTGCTTGTTGCTGCAGGATCACTAAATAGTTATAGCTATTAGCGGTGTAAATTTTTTGTACCCGACATTTGTTTTTCATAGCGCCACCTGTTGCGTCGCACGCTTCAGCGTTCAGATAATTGATGAATGCATGTATTTATAGTGACTCCAAAGGATTATAAACTCGAACCTTATATTGGAAGCATTGAAGGAATTTTCCTGAATTTGATGGCATTTATATGCATAAACATGAATAAAAAGTTCGATGTTTGGGAGACATGAGTTCTTCAAATATTTTCAATTTTTAGCCCATCCTACTGCGTCATCCCACTTTCTGCAGGATGTACAGCAATACCCGTGCTTGTTAGAATTACCGGCGCAGAAACATTTTCTAACCCTGATGTATCTCCAAAACCAGCCTCCCATAAAAATGCACCAGTACTGGTATTAATAGCGAAAATTCTGTTAGCGGCGCTAACGTACACAGCATTACCAAGAGAAGTTGGAGATGAAAGTAGGGTATAGAATGATGACGGAGTTTTAAAGCTCCATGCTTCTATACCTGTTTTAGCCTCCAATGCTATTAAACTGTCAGGCGCAGTTACAAATACCAGTTTGCCATTTGTAAATTCATTTTTATTCCTGGCATAATAAGGGGGTTTGTTTAAAGTATATTTCCATACCTGTACACCCGTTTTTGCATTTACTGCATACACATCACACATAGGTATATCACCGTTTTGATAGTTGGTATGTGTATAGATAAGATTATTGGCAAATGTGGGCGCAGAGGATCCATCTGCTGTTGATGAAAAAGGATATGTCCATCTGAAGTGATTCAATGTATCAATGCATTTAAGCCCATTATCTTTTGGTGCAAAATATAAGTTGCCGTTTATATAGCATGGAGAAGTGGCGTAATAATATTCACTCGAGTCCGCCCATTTTGTAATACCTGTATTAATATCTACTGCGTACAGTTTTTTGTTGTTATTGCAATAC
Coding sequences within it:
- a CDS encoding CD225/dispanin family protein, which encodes MSNNPGTIFINYRKDDSNWNALALYNDLQKYFKKEQLFKDFNAILPGDDFVVSIQNALNKCNVLLVVIGRNWLHMEGADGKRRLDDPDDFVRLEVATALERGISVVPVLFDGTPMPKPEELPENLRLLCRRQFIEIDPKRFEDDVRNLAEALKKILPKDEEQVHPKPGPQPQPKPNPPNPGNQGGTAYHTTPKPDNNLLWGILVTILCCLPLGIVSIIHATKVDGLYNTGQYEQAVDEAKKAKQWAMYGAIAGIVVYVIYFLLVAAGSLNSYSY
- a CDS encoding outer membrane protein assembly factor BamB family protein, translated to MKIKLILITLLFASCYSCKKDIATSATVSSSTIDEANILKGGLVIFTADYDSKTVVHAVDAITGASKWIRELYDENLTLGGPCVANGMVFVVSTNPSPHVYALDAKKGVQIWKINLNENIYSASCPFYKDGYLYVASQRAIYKIDANTGAKIWYLRDPITSDNGTFNSPVVINETVYCNNNKKLYAVDINTGITKWADSSEYYYATSPCYINGNLYFAPKDNGLKCIDTLNHFRWTYPFSSTADGSSAPTFANNLIYTHTNYQNGDIPMCDVYAVNAKTGVQVWKYTLNKPPYYARNKNEFTNGKLVFVTAPDSLIALEAKTGIEAWSFKTPSSFYTLLSSPTSLGNAVYVSAANRIFAINTSTGAFLWEAGFGDTSGLENVSAPVILTSTGIAVHPAESGMTQ